The Streptomyces sp. Je 1-332 genome has a window encoding:
- a CDS encoding VOC family protein has product MPLQMKLSAITLDCPDPMALAEFYQQATGLELHPKSDDEFAGLNGEDGLLVGFQRVADYRAPSWPDQIVPQQLHICFKVGDDLDGAEARLLELGAGKPEHQPHGTKARVFTDPAGHPFCVVRGR; this is encoded by the coding sequence ATGCCCCTGCAGATGAAGTTGAGCGCCATCACGCTCGACTGTCCCGATCCGATGGCTCTGGCGGAGTTCTATCAGCAGGCCACGGGTCTCGAACTCCACCCGAAGTCAGATGACGAGTTCGCCGGCCTCAACGGCGAGGACGGACTCCTCGTCGGCTTCCAGCGGGTCGCGGACTACCGGGCTCCGAGCTGGCCCGACCAGATCGTTCCGCAGCAGCTTCACATCTGTTTCAAGGTCGGGGACGACCTGGACGGGGCCGAGGCCCGGCTGCTCGAGTTGGGGGCGGGCAAGCCCGAGCACCAGCCTCACGGCACCAAGGCGCGGGTTTTCACAGATCCGGCCGGGCACCCCTTCTGTGTGGTCAGAGGCAGATAG
- a CDS encoding phosphotransferase, producing the protein MDEVEVVVAHSERATLRVGDVFLKVDADQARIDREVEAMSLAPVPTPDIVWRKPPAVAIAAVPGKTLGRLGESVTAPPAAWATAGAAIRKLHDAPLPPWPGRAGRDLDKLAAELDSEGEWLVTNGVLPADLVARNRQVAQAAFRPWTPMFTHGDLQIAHVFIDGDEITGIIDWSEAGQGDALFDLATYTLGHEEHLGDVIAGYGSDVDLDVIHAWWSVRSLLAVRWLVEHGFDPFAPGCEVDVLRSRL; encoded by the coding sequence ATGGATGAAGTCGAGGTCGTCGTCGCTCACTCCGAGCGCGCGACGCTGCGCGTCGGCGACGTGTTCCTGAAGGTGGACGCCGATCAAGCGCGCATCGATCGCGAGGTCGAAGCGATGTCCCTGGCGCCGGTCCCGACCCCGGATATCGTGTGGCGCAAGCCCCCCGCTGTAGCGATCGCCGCGGTCCCGGGAAAGACGCTCGGCCGTCTCGGCGAGTCGGTGACCGCGCCGCCGGCGGCGTGGGCCACGGCAGGTGCCGCCATCCGGAAGTTGCACGACGCGCCGTTGCCGCCATGGCCCGGCCGGGCCGGCCGGGATCTCGACAAGCTGGCGGCGGAGCTCGACAGCGAGGGCGAGTGGCTCGTGACGAACGGCGTCCTGCCCGCCGACCTGGTCGCCCGTAACCGCCAAGTCGCACAGGCCGCGTTCCGCCCGTGGACTCCGATGTTCACGCACGGCGACCTGCAGATCGCCCACGTGTTCATCGACGGCGATGAGATCACCGGAATCATCGACTGGTCCGAGGCGGGCCAGGGTGACGCCTTGTTCGACCTCGCCACATACACGCTGGGACACGAAGAGCACCTGGGCGACGTCATCGCCGGCTACGGCTCCGACGTCGACCTCGACGTGATCCACGCGTGGTGGTCGGTGCGTAGTCTGCTCGCGGTTCGCTGGCTGGTCGAGCACGGCTTCGACCCGTTCGCGCCGGGCTGTGAGGTCGACGTGCTGAGGTCGCGGCTGTGA
- a CDS encoding trehalase family glycosidase has translation MTSLLETPVPAAADDLTLRRGAARVLLRNWTGISTVPSRGLYPHQWSWDSAFIAIGLRHLSVRRAQRELESLLGAQWADGRVPHIVFNPQVPLDAYFPSPDFWRSSTAGAAAGAPTHTETSGIVQPPVHAMAAWLVHEADPQASRRRGFLPRLYGRLAAWHDYLTGPRDLGRGGLAAMVHPWEPGMDNSPCWDGPLARVDPVAAGSYRRADLDHGQPAERPTDLDYGRYVRLATDYRDSGYADAGSDHAFAVEDPCVNALLIVSEHALAKIAAEIGADPAPHEERAARLTAALVERLWSPADGMFLNRDLVGGELIAERSIAGLVPLIVPALPQHIVDALLTTAGGPGFRLGAVPMLPSYDFDGRAFDPSRYWRGPAWFNTNWLLERGLRQYGQLRAADTLRTAMLGAAGASGFAEYVDPVTAQARGTRDFGWTAALTLDLLAGRRSAGPGPESPSNGART, from the coding sequence GTGACCTCGCTGCTCGAAACTCCCGTGCCCGCCGCCGCCGATGACCTGACCCTTCGGCGCGGCGCGGCACGGGTCCTGCTCCGCAACTGGACCGGCATCTCCACCGTCCCCTCCCGCGGGCTGTACCCGCACCAGTGGAGCTGGGACTCGGCGTTCATCGCGATCGGCCTGCGCCACCTCTCCGTACGCAGGGCCCAGCGCGAGCTGGAGAGCCTGCTGGGCGCCCAGTGGGCCGACGGACGCGTTCCCCACATCGTCTTCAATCCGCAGGTGCCGCTGGACGCCTATTTCCCCAGCCCCGACTTCTGGCGCTCCTCCACGGCCGGCGCCGCCGCCGGAGCCCCCACCCACACCGAGACCTCCGGCATCGTGCAGCCGCCGGTCCACGCCATGGCCGCCTGGCTCGTCCACGAAGCCGACCCCCAGGCCTCGCGCCGCCGCGGCTTTCTGCCCCGCCTGTACGGCCGGCTCGCCGCCTGGCACGACTACCTGACGGGGCCGCGCGACCTCGGCCGCGGGGGGCTTGCCGCCATGGTGCACCCATGGGAGCCCGGCATGGACAACAGCCCTTGCTGGGACGGCCCGTTGGCGCGCGTCGACCCCGTCGCCGCGGGCTCCTACCGGCGCGCCGATCTCGACCACGGTCAGCCCGCGGAACGTCCCACCGACCTGGATTACGGGCGCTATGTGCGCCTCGCCACCGACTACCGGGACAGCGGCTACGCGGATGCGGGCAGCGACCACGCCTTCGCCGTCGAGGACCCTTGCGTCAACGCGCTGCTGATCGTCTCGGAACACGCCCTCGCCAAGATCGCCGCCGAGATCGGTGCGGACCCGGCTCCGCACGAGGAGCGGGCGGCGCGCCTGACGGCCGCGCTGGTCGAGCGGCTCTGGTCGCCCGCCGACGGCATGTTCCTCAACCGCGACCTGGTGGGCGGCGAGCTCATCGCCGAGCGCAGCATCGCCGGGCTCGTGCCGCTGATCGTGCCCGCACTCCCCCAGCACATCGTCGACGCCCTGCTCACCACGGCAGGCGGCCCCGGCTTCCGGCTCGGCGCGGTGCCCATGCTGCCGTCGTACGACTTCGACGGGCGTGCCTTCGACCCGTCCCGTTACTGGCGGGGACCGGCGTGGTTCAACACCAACTGGCTCCTTGAGCGCGGCCTGCGCCAGTACGGACAACTCCGCGCGGCGGACACGCTGCGCACGGCCATGCTCGGCGCGGCGGGTGCGAGTGGCTTCGCCGAGTACGTGGACCCGGTCACCGCCCAGGCCCGCGGCACCCGCGACTTCGGATGGACCGCGGCCCTCACCCTCGACCTGCTGGCCGGCCGGCGCTCCGCGGGCCCCGGCCCCGAAAGCCCTTCGAACGGAGCGCGTACGTGA
- a CDS encoding alpha/beta hydrolase, which yields MHFTSEQRLDDGVLEREFTLGEIPGMEIPGTLWTPDAAGPAPLILMAHNNGLPKREPRLVARARHCAAYGYAVATIDAAGCGDRPRSAADEQVRAELRRAMQAGEPVDEIFESFIGPLVDKAVPDWQTTLDALSSLPEIGGQVGYSGWTALGIRLAAVEPRIAAAGFFAGGYVPRAQREEARQITIPLLLLLQWDDEGNPRQRALDLFEAFGSKEKTLHANLGGHTGTPWFEADDGNRFFGRHLN from the coding sequence ATGCACTTCACTTCAGAACAACGCCTCGACGACGGTGTACTCGAACGCGAATTCACCCTCGGCGAGATCCCAGGCATGGAGATCCCCGGCACCCTGTGGACGCCTGATGCCGCAGGACCCGCCCCGCTGATCCTGATGGCCCACAACAACGGCCTGCCCAAGCGGGAACCGCGGCTGGTGGCCCGAGCCCGGCACTGCGCGGCGTACGGCTATGCGGTGGCGACCATCGACGCCGCAGGGTGCGGCGACCGGCCCCGATCCGCCGCCGACGAGCAGGTGCGCGCCGAGCTGCGCCGGGCGATGCAGGCCGGCGAGCCGGTCGACGAGATCTTCGAGTCCTTCATCGGCCCGCTGGTCGACAAGGCGGTCCCGGATTGGCAGACCACTCTGGACGCCCTCTCCTCACTGCCCGAGATCGGCGGCCAGGTCGGGTACTCGGGGTGGACTGCCCTCGGTATTCGCCTCGCGGCGGTCGAGCCGCGCATCGCGGCCGCCGGTTTCTTCGCCGGCGGTTATGTGCCCCGGGCTCAGCGCGAGGAGGCCCGGCAGATCACCATTCCGCTGCTGCTCCTGCTGCAGTGGGACGACGAAGGCAACCCCCGGCAGCGGGCCCTGGACCTGTTCGAGGCGTTCGGCAGCAAGGAGAAGACGCTGCACGCCAACCTGGGCGGGCACACCGGGACCCCGTGGTTCGAGGCGGACGACGGGAACCGCTTCTTCGGCCGGCACCTGAACTGA
- a CDS encoding acyl-CoA dehydrogenase: MTVSAGLHVSPEFPALLERIDVLGGAVDADAETAEELGRLTEDTARALLGAGIVRAALPQNLGGYEFSPRQLIETVERLSHHDATAGWTMMALQLMTGTTAAYVDAAAAADLFPDVAGGDHALLAGHGTRPGRAVPVEGGYLVSGSWQFASGMAHATHIHSAVQVEGTDELRVLAMPKPQVELVDNWDVLGLRATHSIDYHCTDVHVPATHTYVATTTNPTNGGAIYRIGLVNMSAIGHTGWALGVGRRLLDELKLVAAAKSGTRNAAVDTAQFHAEYASAEAKLRSARAWAMEVWRGIEVALDAGELPSTEQDTLLRLALNHTTWTVQEVGRTVHRWAGTAAIRRGPIDRFLRDLNTGTQHITSSPTVLQNCGKWLSDAQPQAHWEFLDLAPPA, encoded by the coding sequence ATGACGGTCTCGGCCGGATTGCACGTCAGCCCGGAATTTCCCGCGCTGCTCGAGCGAATCGACGTACTCGGCGGGGCGGTCGACGCGGACGCGGAGACCGCCGAGGAACTCGGCAGACTCACCGAGGACACCGCGCGGGCACTGCTGGGTGCCGGGATCGTGAGGGCCGCACTGCCGCAGAACCTCGGCGGCTACGAGTTCTCCCCGCGCCAACTGATAGAGACAGTCGAGCGGCTCAGCCACCACGACGCCACGGCCGGGTGGACGATGATGGCGCTCCAGCTGATGACAGGCACCACCGCGGCTTACGTCGATGCCGCTGCGGCGGCCGACTTGTTCCCGGATGTCGCGGGCGGGGACCACGCGTTACTGGCAGGGCATGGCACCCGGCCCGGCCGGGCGGTCCCGGTGGAGGGCGGCTATCTGGTGAGCGGCAGTTGGCAGTTCGCCTCCGGGATGGCGCACGCCACCCACATCCACAGTGCGGTCCAGGTCGAGGGCACGGATGAGCTGCGGGTCCTTGCCATGCCGAAACCGCAGGTGGAACTCGTCGACAACTGGGATGTGCTGGGGCTGCGTGCGACACACAGCATCGACTACCACTGCACCGACGTGCACGTGCCCGCCACGCACACGTATGTCGCCACGACGACGAACCCGACCAACGGCGGGGCGATCTACCGCATCGGCCTGGTCAACATGTCCGCCATCGGGCACACGGGCTGGGCGCTCGGTGTCGGGCGGCGCCTGCTCGACGAACTGAAGTTGGTCGCCGCGGCCAAGTCCGGCACACGTAACGCCGCCGTCGACACCGCGCAGTTCCACGCGGAGTACGCGAGCGCCGAAGCAAAGCTTCGTTCCGCGCGGGCGTGGGCGATGGAGGTCTGGCGGGGCATCGAAGTCGCCCTTGACGCGGGCGAGTTGCCGAGTACCGAGCAGGACACACTACTCAGGCTGGCGCTCAACCACACGACGTGGACCGTGCAGGAAGTGGGCCGGACGGTGCATCGATGGGCCGGGACGGCGGCGATCCGGCGCGGTCCGATCGACCGATTCCTGCGCGATCTCAACACGGGTACGCAGCACATCACCTCAAGCCCCACGGTCCTGCAGAACTGCGGGAAGTGGCTCAGCGACGCACAGCCCCAAGCTCACTGGGAATTCCTCGACTTGGCGCCCCCTGCATGA
- a CDS encoding glycogen debranching N-terminal domain-containing protein: protein MNGAADTTLIHSGTFAVLGADGGLTGRSGSSPDGFFHRDARHVSRWTLTVDGATPLVLTPSAGETSAQCVLTPPGTRDEPPAYTVFREQAPAPGVLTERIQLVNNRPSPTTAVLGLTVDADFADQLELRSDKRDYAKDGARRTATVLPDGVAFVYERADWVARTTVSATPAPTAVRPEEPLGPSRANTAHRLEWHIDLPAHGSAQLLLSAAAHAPGAPESAAPTAPITPSRAAADLAAERAAFVGAPLPMPSDAPDGLAAACARGLSDLASLQVSAPGPDGESVRLPGAGVPWFLSLYGRDSLLTSLFALPYRPQLAAGTLSALAATQGTEYDAFRNEQPGRIVHEIRHGELAHFRQVPYGRYYGSVDSTPLFLVLLDSYTQATGDHTLAQRLEEQARAAVAWMFRDGGLDDRGYLVYSPDPRGLVNQNWKDSAGAICFLDGTQAEGPIAVAEAQGYAYDALVRTARLARSLWNDAAFADRLEETAAQLRVRFVRDFWMAEADFPALALDGEGRHVDSLASDAGHLLWSGILDASQARRVGQRLLQPDFFTGWAIRTLASGQPGYHPLSYHRGSCWPHDTAVVLLGLARCGLADEARAVAQGLVAASAHQDHRLPEVMAGYERAQHERPVPYPHSCSPQAWAAATPLAVLTALSNTSS, encoded by the coding sequence GTGAACGGCGCAGCGGACACCACCTTGATCCACTCTGGAACCTTCGCCGTGCTCGGCGCCGACGGCGGTCTCACCGGCCGCAGCGGTTCATCGCCCGACGGGTTCTTCCACCGCGACGCACGCCATGTGAGCCGGTGGACCCTGACGGTCGACGGCGCCACTCCCCTCGTGCTCACCCCGTCCGCGGGCGAGACGTCAGCCCAGTGTGTGCTCACCCCGCCGGGCACCCGCGACGAGCCCCCGGCCTACACCGTCTTCCGCGAACAGGCCCCGGCTCCAGGGGTTCTGACGGAACGTATCCAACTGGTCAACAACCGCCCGTCCCCCACCACGGCCGTCCTCGGCCTGACCGTGGACGCCGACTTCGCCGATCAGCTCGAACTGCGGTCCGACAAGCGGGACTACGCCAAGGACGGTGCCCGGCGCACCGCGACTGTCCTGCCCGACGGTGTCGCCTTCGTCTACGAGCGGGCGGACTGGGTCGCCAGGACCACGGTGTCCGCGACCCCTGCCCCCACGGCGGTGCGACCCGAAGAGCCCTTGGGGCCGTCGCGGGCCAACACCGCCCACCGGCTGGAATGGCACATCGATCTGCCCGCTCACGGCAGCGCGCAACTGCTCCTGTCGGCCGCGGCACACGCGCCCGGTGCGCCGGAATCCGCCGCGCCGACCGCGCCCATCACGCCTTCCCGGGCGGCGGCCGACCTGGCCGCCGAGCGGGCGGCGTTCGTCGGTGCTCCACTGCCGATGCCGTCCGACGCTCCCGACGGGCTCGCCGCCGCCTGCGCCCGTGGGCTCAGCGACCTGGCCTCGCTCCAGGTGTCCGCTCCCGGGCCGGACGGGGAGAGCGTGCGCCTGCCAGGCGCCGGAGTGCCCTGGTTCCTGTCGCTCTACGGGCGCGACTCACTGCTCACCTCGCTCTTCGCACTCCCCTACCGGCCGCAGCTGGCCGCGGGCACGCTCAGCGCGCTCGCCGCGACGCAGGGCACGGAGTACGACGCGTTCCGCAACGAGCAGCCGGGCCGCATCGTCCATGAGATACGGCACGGCGAGCTGGCCCACTTCCGCCAGGTGCCGTACGGCCGTTACTACGGCTCGGTGGACTCCACCCCGCTCTTCCTGGTGCTCCTGGACAGCTACACGCAGGCCACCGGCGACCACACGCTCGCACAGCGCCTGGAGGAGCAGGCACGGGCCGCCGTCGCCTGGATGTTCCGGGACGGTGGTCTGGACGACCGCGGCTATCTGGTCTACTCACCCGATCCGCGGGGCCTGGTCAACCAGAACTGGAAGGACTCCGCGGGGGCGATCTGCTTCCTCGACGGCACCCAGGCCGAAGGGCCGATCGCCGTCGCCGAGGCCCAGGGCTACGCCTACGACGCGCTGGTACGCACGGCACGCCTCGCCCGCTCCCTGTGGAACGACGCTGCCTTCGCCGACCGGCTCGAGGAGACGGCGGCTCAGCTGCGCGTGCGCTTCGTACGCGACTTCTGGATGGCCGAGGCCGACTTCCCCGCTCTCGCACTGGACGGCGAGGGCAGGCACGTCGACTCGCTGGCTTCCGACGCCGGTCACCTCCTGTGGTCCGGCATCCTCGACGCGTCGCAGGCCCGCCGCGTGGGCCAACGCCTGCTGCAGCCCGACTTCTTCACCGGGTGGGCCATCCGGACGCTGGCCTCGGGGCAGCCCGGATACCACCCGCTCTCCTACCACCGGGGCAGCTGCTGGCCCCACGACACCGCGGTCGTCCTGCTCGGTCTCGCCCGCTGCGGGCTCGCCGACGAGGCACGGGCGGTCGCGCAGGGGCTGGTGGCCGCGTCGGCGCACCAGGACCACCGTTTGCCCGAGGTGATGGCGGGATACGAGCGCGCCCAGCACGAGCGGCCGGTCCCCTACCCCCACTCCTGCTCCCCGCAGGCATGGGCAGCGGCGACGCCGCTGGCCGTTCTCACGGCACTGAGCAACACGTCGTCGTAG
- a CDS encoding sugar phosphate isomerase/epimerase family protein, giving the protein MLKTACQEQLLPGDTLQEKWAFAQDAGYDAVELRSKGDFHFRDRLPELKQALADGVVMPTVCVDMLHFFAAFDDDLRRDALAQMKSQLSVAAEIGALGVQTPASYGMFSRRLPPFEPPRSEQQDRDVLLEGLGELGEHARAEGVTLYLEPLNRYEDHMVNRLDQAADLIRTVGLDSVRIGIDSYHMNIEEADPAAAILAVAPYIGHAQVSDSNRFQPGAGHLDWPAWLGALHTIGFDGYLAAECRLTGDPVQAVRSIPAFLRRSGA; this is encoded by the coding sequence ATGCTGAAAACCGCCTGCCAGGAACAGCTTCTCCCGGGCGACACACTCCAGGAGAAGTGGGCGTTCGCGCAGGACGCCGGCTACGACGCGGTCGAGCTGCGCTCCAAGGGCGACTTCCACTTCCGTGACCGGCTTCCCGAGCTGAAGCAGGCCCTCGCCGACGGAGTGGTCATGCCGACCGTCTGCGTCGACATGCTCCACTTCTTCGCCGCGTTCGACGACGACCTGCGGCGCGACGCGCTGGCACAGATGAAGTCGCAGCTCAGCGTGGCAGCCGAGATCGGCGCGCTCGGCGTGCAGACACCGGCCTCGTACGGCATGTTCTCGCGCCGCCTGCCTCCCTTCGAGCCGCCCCGCTCCGAGCAGCAGGACCGCGATGTGCTCCTCGAAGGGCTGGGCGAGCTCGGCGAACACGCGCGCGCCGAGGGCGTCACCCTGTACCTGGAGCCCCTCAACCGCTACGAGGACCACATGGTCAACCGCCTCGACCAGGCGGCGGACCTGATCCGCACTGTGGGCCTCGACTCCGTGCGCATCGGCATCGACAGCTACCACATGAACATCGAGGAGGCCGACCCCGCCGCGGCCATCCTCGCCGTCGCCCCCTACATCGGGCACGCGCAGGTCAGCGACTCCAACCGGTTCCAGCCCGGCGCCGGTCACCTCGACTGGCCCGCATGGCTCGGCGCCCTGCACACCATCGGCTTCGACGGCTACCTCGCCGCCGAGTGCCGGCTGACCGGCGACCCCGTCCAGGCGGTGCGCTCCATCCCCGCGTTCCTGCGGAGGTCCGGCGCGTGA